In Rutidosis leptorrhynchoides isolate AG116_Rl617_1_P2 chromosome 6, CSIRO_AGI_Rlap_v1, whole genome shotgun sequence, the DNA window TTACAACTCATGTTTTGTGTGTCCAATTGCTAAACCTCACGACACCGGTGACGATCATATATTACTCGATAAACCAGGAAAATGGTATTTCATTGATGGTATTGAAAATGGCAAGAATTGTAAAGAGAATAATGTGAAGCTTGTCATCGAGGTCACTGATAAGAAGCCCTTACAAACCTCCATGAAAGTTGAATATGATTTTCCTGAAGCTAAGAGATATATCCAAGTTGGTGATGAAGTCGGTTGGAATCCTAGTGTCGATTTTGAAGCATGGGCTCAAAGGCTCTTCGAGTTCAATGACCTGCTTAGTATGCTTTTTCAACCTTATACTCTTTTGAAATTTTCTAACGAAAGGTTCGTTAACATGGTGTATCGTACATAACTTCTTGGTGGTGGTTATTCACATGTACAATATGTTTATGCGCGTTAACGACAACTCTTAATGTTTATGCGCGTTAACGACAACTCTAAGAGTTGTCGTTAGAAAAAATCATTTTTTCTATACACCTTGTGTCATTTGATATAATAACTACCACTAAAACCTGTGGTTGGGCTATGAGATGTTTATAAAAGGTATCAGGTTCAAATATTGAGGTGGTCAGGGAAGAGTTTGAAAACATCTAAGTACTCGCTCTCACAAGTTTTTTTAACGGCGAAATGTTATTAAAACTGGAAACTCTAGCAAGAAACTAAAAGGGAAAACCTCGATCACTTTATGTCATTGATTTaatgaatgatgataataatgataatgatatgaaaTTTGTGGATGTAGTTTTTAAGTATGAAGTTGGAAAACACAGTATGTTAATAGTGGATGAGGGGAGCTACAACAAATGTTTCGTGTGTCCGATTGCCAAACCTCACGACACGGGTAACGATAAGATATTACTTGATAGAGCAGGAAAATGGTATTTCATCGATGCGATTGAAAACGGAAAGTACTGTAAAGAGAATAATATGAAGCTAGCCATCGACGTCGCTGAGCCTAAAAAAGATTCCGGTGTACAGGGAGCACGAAAACTAGGTCAATATAATAACTAGTTCAATAAAACAGCCTAACGTttgtcatatatgtatgtatatgtatacacatcATATTGTGTTTATATACTTGGTATATTTGTTTATAATTTTGTGTGTGTGATAATTTGTATGTATTGGCTGAAGTCAATCGACTCAAGTGTAGTAGTGTAATTCTAAGGTCTTGTTGTTGGTATctcgtatgtatatataataatatatatagggaatccatatgtattattttttaatatagACTCCATCGGATAATTTATCTTGCGCTGTTAAAACCGAATCATGGCGAGCTATATTTCATATTAAGCATATAGAAAACAGCTTCAAATTGCCTTATTTAATGATCGAGGGCACAAACAATCAGAGTTTTAAATCGGTGATGGTATAAAATATTACCGAAATATATtgagtaatcataataatataattataatttttatttgaaAAGTAAGCAAATATATATTAATCAAGTCAAGAGTACAGAAGCCAAAGGCAGGGCTAAGGCCTCAACAATGGGCAACCCAAGCCCCAAACGAAAAAGGCTACAACACGAACATAACAAAGAGATACAACGCACTGATCCGACGGATCAGAATATAGATGCCGAGATTGCATTCATACGTCTACAATTACAATAGGAACCAGTCCGGGCTAGTTAGCCAAATATTCCAATCCATGTTTATGCCTTTCACTTTCCGTGATATCTACTTGAATCATTTAACTTGAATCTCGTTAAGTGACACCGGCGAGGCGTCCAACACTTACCTTGAAAAAGTAGATTTTTTTTAAAGTAGTTGTTTTTTAGTTTCAATTTACGAAAATAGTAAATAATTGAGAAATTTTTTTTACAAAACTAGTAGAACCGGCATTGCCAACGCCGGTTTCTAAAGATTCTGTGCCCTGTCATTAAAAAGTGCTCATTTGGCTGACTCGAACTCCATGTCATAGAAACCGGCATTTCCAAAGCCAGTTTCTCTTTAAccataatttttcaaatattttttaaactatattttgtttgtaaaattataaAAATTTGAAACAACGCAAAAAACACGATATGTAAAATGATAATACATAATTAACCAGATATTTTATATCAACTACAAAAgacaatattatattaaataaaaataaaactaaagtattAGAAAACATAACTAAACTATTAGAATCAATATAAAATAAGcagaatgtgacgacccggaaattttcgactaaatttaaacttaatctttatataattctgacttgataagcaatgaattttaataaatcttgaacctccgaaaagagttttacacaagcttttggtcatccttttattccgacgattcacgaacgtcataacttgatttaattgtttaattgtttaattattgtgtatatatatgaatttatatatatttaacttgaaaatatgataattaaatatctcattaagtatattaacaaagtattatatacatatatatatatatatatatatatatatatatatatatatatatatatatatatatatatatatatatatatatatatatatatgtatatatatatatattttcatactactaat includes these proteins:
- the LOC139854971 gene encoding blue copper protein-like, with the protein product MEIKKFSIFILVAMILAVHTSASEIIEVDWNNGVDFKTWEARTFHLNDMLVFKYEAGKHNMLIVNEKFYNSCFVCPIAKPHDTGDDHILLDKPGKWYFIDGIENGKNCKENNVKLVIEVTDKKPLQTSMKVEYDFPEAKRYIQVGDEVGWNPSVDFEAWAQRLFEFNDLLSMLFQPYTLLKFSNESMLIVDEGSYNKCFVCPIAKPHDTGNDKILLDRAGKWYFIDAIENGKYCKENNMKLAIDVAEPKKDSGVQGARKLGQYNN